One Acanthochromis polyacanthus isolate Apoly-LR-REF ecotype Palm Island chromosome 6, KAUST_Apoly_ChrSc, whole genome shotgun sequence DNA segment encodes these proteins:
- the LOC110957488 gene encoding LOW QUALITY PROTEIN: la-related protein 4 (The sequence of the model RefSeq protein was modified relative to this genomic sequence to represent the inferred CDS: inserted 6 bases in 5 codons; deleted 3 bases in 3 codons), with translation MSSDQSGEPPLLQEEADPGPKTGGKDETPLGSEGGSGGMVTSKGAGLNPNAKVWQEMPVXPSEAVTSGPHWPPSDISEGYSEPSSAGCKQYTVGFPALDDSSSTATAEIAVNGMDPPELGFSPAESTTGTSGQGSKTEEPISSENLRESLKKELEFYFSRENLSKDLYLMSQMDSDQFVPIWTIASMEGIKVLTTDMDLILDVLRSSPMVQVDEKGEKVRPNHKRCIIILREVPETTPVEEVESLFKNDNCPKVISVEFAHNNNWYITFQSDTDAHKAYKYLREEVKTFXGKPIMARIKAINTXFAKNGYRSMDSSLYAQQSQSQSQYSSPLYMQHVYPQQXYPVYGIVPPXWTPSPTPYFETPLAPFPNSSFVNGFGSAGHYKTGSTSLNITRPFNRNRCPLYSRKNVINAFRNHVKPQVRTSEVTPTSITPVPLESLTGLRSPQPPVAAVATTNLIQTTTDLSSAFSHLSSSSSSLDPSDDGGMAGRGRRATYRGTRRRREDERIARPVPLAEVKVSPPKFDLAATNFPPLPGCVVSTQGEPVLENRMSDVVRGLYRDKTEQANKEATVSPGAGQASVTEEAVVVSSPALATAKSTTQPLGPLAPGVTRQEKRVERPEPPAPKPAPRTPVQTTVNPSPATQPVPSSRPQPSAASTPATPGTPTPTAATVPATAQEPRKLSYAEVCQRPPKDPPPVAPAPSGTASGQPLRELRVNKAEEVGSSSSPGDKQEKGHDREGGWECKESRPPRDRDSQGYYRSNGPRGTGGLKFRDQRRPPPARRNSPQGGYRHTGKEQNIPPVSPK, from the exons ATGAGTTCAGACCAGAGCGGAGAGCCGCcgctgctgcaggaggaggcTGATCCCGGACCGAAGACCGGTGGGAAGGACGAGACTCCGCTGGGGAGCGAGGGAGGGTCAGGCGGCATG gTCACCTCTAAGGGTGCTGGTTTGAACCCAAATGCCAAGGTGTGGCAGGAGATGCCCG GCCCCAGCGAGGCGGTTACCAGCGGCCCTCATTGGCCTCCCTCGGACATCAGTGAGG GTTATTCTGAGCCTTCGTCTGCTGGGTGCAAGCAGTACACTGTGGGATTCCCGGCCCTGGATGACAGCAGCTCCACAGCAACAGCTGAGATAGCAGTAAATGGAATGGACCCTCCAGAGCTGGGCTTTTCCCCCGCTGAGTCCACGACAGGGACCTCAGGTCA GGGATCCAAAACTGAAGAGCCAATCTCCTCTGAGAATCTACGAGAGTCTCTGAAGAAAGAGCTGGAGTTTTATTTCTCTAG GGAAAACCTCTCAAAGGATTTGTACCTGATGTCCCAGATG GACAGCGATCAGTTTGTCCCTATTTGGACTATAGCCAGCATGGAGGGCATC AAGGTCCTCACCACTGACATGGATCTCATCCTGGATGTGTTGAGAT CCTCTCCTATGGTACAAGTGGACGAGAAAGGGGAGAAAGTGCGTCCAAATCACAAGCGGTGCATTATCATTTTAAGGGAGGTCCCAGAAACTACACCTGTTGAG GAAGTAGAATCGTtgttcaaaaatgacaactgtCCGAAGGTGATAAGTGTCGAGTTTGCGCACAACAACAACTGGTACATCACATTCCAATCTGACACGGATGCTCACA AGGCATACAAGTACTTGAGAGAGGAAGTAAAAACATT AGGGAAACCCATTATG GCCAGGATAAAGGCCATCAACA TTTTCGCGAAGAACGGCTACCGTAGCATGGACAGCAGCCTGTACGCCCAGCAGTCCCAGAGCCAGTCCCAGTACAGCTCTCCGCTCTACATGCAGCACGTCTACCCCCAGC CATACCCCGTCTACGGCATCGTGCCTC CCTGGACACCTTCGCCCACACCGTATTTT GAAACTCCTCTG GCACCGTTTCCCAACAGTAGCTTTGTGAATGGATTTGGCTCTGCTGGACACTACAAAACTGGCTCCACTTCTCTCAATATCACTCGCCCTTTCAACAGAAACCG A TGTCCCCTCTATTCAAGAAAGAATGTAATAAATGCCTTCAG AAACCACGTGAAGCCCCAGGTGAGGACAAGCGAGGTGACCCCTACGTCCATAACACCTGTGCCGTTGGAGAGTCTGACCGGACTGCGCAGCCCTCAGCCTCCCGTCGCTGCCGTCGCCACCACTAACCTAATCCAGACAACCACTGACCTGAGCTCGGCATTCTCACAtctctcctcctcgtcctcctccttgGACCCCAGCGATGACGGCGGCATGGCCGGACGTGGAAG ACGCGCGACCTACAGAGGAACACGGAGGAGGCGAGAAGACGAACGGATTGCG AGGCCTGTACCCTTAGCAGAGGTCAAAGTTTCTCCACCCAAGTTTGACTTGGCTGCCACCAATTTCCCCCCACTTCCTGGCTGCGTGGTCAGTACACAGGGAGAGCCAGTGCTAGAAAACCGAATGTCCGACGTCGTACGCGGCTTGTACAGAGACAAG ACTGAACAAGCCAATAAAGAAGCCACTGTGAGTCCAGGTGCAGGCCAAGCCTCCGTCACAGAGGAAGCTGTGGTTGTCTCAAGTCCTGCCCTGGCAACAGCAAAATCTACTACTCAACCACTTGGACCTTTGGCCCCTGG TGTAACTCGTCAGGAGAAGAGAGTGGAGCGGCCAGAACCTCCAGCTCCAAAACCAGCTCCACGCACACCCGTTCAAACTACCGTCAACCCCTCACCCGCCACACAGCCTGTGCCTAGCTCCAGGCCTCAGCCCTCTGCCGCCTCCACACCAGCGACACCGGGCACGCCGACCCCTACAGCAGCCACTGTTCCCGCCACTGCACAG GAGCCCCGTAAACTCAGCTACGCCGAAGTGTGCCAACGGCCACCCAAGGACCCTCCTCCCGTGGCCCCTGCCCCCTCTGGTACGGCATCAGGCCAGCCGTTACGCGAGCTGCGCGTGAACAAGGCCGAGGAGGTGGGCTCCAGCAGCAGTCCCGGAGACAAGCAAGAGAAAGGCCACGACAGGGAGGGGGGATGGGAGTGCAAGGAGAGCCGGCCGCCACGTGATCGTGACTCTCAAGGCTACTACCGCAGCAACGGCCCCAGGGGCACCGGGGGCCTCAAGTTCCGGGACCAGAGGCGCCCGCCCCCGGCCCGACGCAACTCCCCACAGGGAGGCTACAGGCACACTGGCAAAGAGCAGAATATCCCACCAGTATCGCCAAAGTAA